The Candidatus Tanganyikabacteria bacterium genome includes a region encoding these proteins:
- a CDS encoding GAF domain-containing protein, with protein sequence MNADSLQLAEDLHARRRDLDMVVRAVHRLIRYTEPRPLFEAIARVGADALGTDKCAIYVKPADRDVLTIAGSLGLTGDLVKFIGERGIPLDTSLFTAVSYREQRPVSCSDVLEDSTLPREYVAASVADGFRSLLSCPVIAEGESLGVLTVYFKEARAFHPDEVRRLSLLAEVCAVAIRNARAFDETRRISDELAAKAEILERRNAELRIIADLAPTLAVAESPRQVLAAFHSHTFVHVPFEQVGVLMLDPANLKEIVIRDVFSTSPASFGRGWRTAWDGTLAEEPLVARKATFRQLSPATDHGPIGQYCLRLGLRSVAFFPVMAGREVRGLIILGSVRPDALSAETVTMLEPIVAHVASALAKLESALV encoded by the coding sequence GTGAACGCCGATTCTCTGCAACTGGCCGAGGATCTGCATGCTCGCCGGCGAGACCTCGACATGGTCGTGCGGGCGGTCCACCGCCTCATCCGCTACACCGAGCCGCGGCCCCTCTTCGAGGCGATCGCCCGCGTCGGCGCCGACGCCCTGGGGACCGACAAGTGCGCGATCTACGTCAAGCCGGCGGACCGCGACGTGCTGACGATCGCCGGGAGCCTCGGCCTGACCGGCGACCTGGTGAAATTCATCGGCGAGCGGGGAATCCCCCTGGACACCAGCCTCTTCACCGCCGTGAGCTACCGCGAGCAGCGCCCGGTGTCGTGCTCGGACGTCCTGGAAGACTCCACGCTTCCCCGGGAGTACGTCGCGGCCTCCGTGGCCGACGGTTTCCGCTCGCTGCTCTCCTGCCCGGTCATCGCCGAAGGGGAGTCGCTCGGGGTGCTCACGGTCTACTTCAAGGAGGCCCGCGCCTTCCACCCCGACGAAGTCCGCCGCCTGTCTCTGCTGGCGGAAGTGTGCGCCGTGGCCATCCGCAACGCCCGGGCCTTCGACGAGACCCGGCGCATCTCCGACGAACTGGCGGCCAAGGCCGAAATCCTGGAGCGGCGCAACGCGGAGCTGCGCATCATCGCCGATCTCGCGCCGACCCTGGCGGTCGCCGAGTCGCCGCGCCAGGTCCTGGCGGCGTTCCACTCGCACACGTTCGTGCACGTGCCGTTCGAGCAGGTGGGTGTCCTCATGCTGGATCCGGCCAACCTCAAGGAAATCGTCATCCGCGACGTCTTCAGTACGTCTCCGGCGTCCTTCGGCCGGGGCTGGCGCACGGCCTGGGACGGCACCTTGGCCGAGGAGCCCCTGGTGGCCCGGAAAGCCACTTTCCGGCAGCTCTCCCCGGCGACCGACCACGGCCCGATCGGCCAGTACTGCCTCCGGCTCGGGCTTCGCAGCGTCGCCTTCTTCCCCGTGATGGCGGGGCGCGAGGTGCGCGGCCTGATAATCCTCGGGAGCGTGCGGCCCGACGCGCTCTCCGCCGAGACGGTCACGATGCTCGAGCCCATCGTCGCCCACGTCGCGAGCGCACTGGCCAAGCTCGAATCCGCGCTAGTGTGA
- a CDS encoding NAD(P)-dependent glycerol-3-phosphate dehydrogenase, with amino-acid sequence MARSCVGVVGGGSWGTAIAQILGDNGRDTLLWLRDAEVAAEINESHRNSKYLPESALAPQVVATTDLPRIGRECQVIFMVVPSHGLRDVARTLGDHLDGSHVLIHAVKGIEPESFKRMSQILREETATRKIGVLSGPNLAKEVAQHHPSATAIASRFEEVIEEGRRLLWSKSFRVYGSDDVVGTEIGGALKNVMAIASGIATGLGFGMNTMSLLLTRGLAEIARLGVAEGAQLLTFQGLSGIGDLMATCFSPLSRNYQVGLRLAKGERLDAIVGGMRQVAEGVKTTRTVFEWAKASGVYMPITEGVYRMLFDAAKPQDVLSDLMDITRYVYEFETGTPPRRL; translated from the coding sequence ATGGCACGTAGCTGCGTCGGCGTCGTGGGCGGCGGGTCGTGGGGCACGGCCATCGCACAGATACTGGGCGACAACGGCCGCGACACGCTGCTGTGGCTGCGCGACGCCGAGGTCGCCGCGGAGATCAACGAGAGTCACCGCAACTCCAAGTACCTGCCCGAATCCGCGCTGGCGCCGCAGGTGGTGGCCACGACCGACCTGCCGCGCATCGGCCGGGAATGCCAGGTGATCTTCATGGTCGTGCCGTCGCACGGCCTGCGGGACGTGGCGCGCACGCTGGGCGACCACCTCGACGGCTCGCACGTGCTCATCCACGCGGTGAAGGGCATCGAACCCGAGTCGTTCAAGCGCATGAGCCAGATCCTGCGGGAGGAGACCGCGACCCGGAAAATCGGCGTGCTGTCCGGGCCGAACCTCGCCAAGGAGGTGGCGCAGCACCACCCTTCGGCCACCGCGATCGCCTCGCGGTTCGAGGAAGTCATCGAGGAAGGGCGCCGCTTGCTGTGGAGCAAGAGCTTCCGCGTCTACGGCAGCGACGACGTGGTGGGCACCGAGATAGGCGGCGCGCTCAAGAACGTCATGGCCATCGCGTCGGGCATCGCCACCGGCCTGGGGTTCGGCATGAACACCATGTCGCTGCTGCTCACCCGCGGCCTGGCCGAGATCGCCCGGCTTGGCGTGGCGGAGGGTGCGCAACTGCTGACGTTCCAGGGCCTGTCGGGGATCGGCGATCTGATGGCGACCTGCTTCTCGCCGCTCTCGCGCAACTACCAGGTCGGTCTGCGCCTGGCCAAGGGCGAGCGCCTGGATGCCATCGTCGGCGGGATGCGGCAGGTCGCCGAGGGCGTCAAGACCACGCGCACGGTCTTCGAATGGGCAAAGGCGTCGGGAGTGTACATGCCCATCACCGAGGGCGTGTACCGGATGCTCTTCGACGCCGCGAAGCCCCAGGACGTGCTCTCAGACCTCATGGACATCACGCGCTACGTGTACGAGTTCGAGACCGGCACCCCCCCGAGGAGGCTCTAG
- a CDS encoding 1-acyl-sn-glycerol-3-phosphate acyltransferase, protein MQGKIFGFNDERDAIVREVVEREFARTTRTPQALELALNDAAFSEIARLEDSGSAELAHWRTLYRHLGTMTADQREAELRRLLGRLAADVVGNFDPKVYRFATQVVPVGLSLLLRPQLNWHRLVNLSTVRERILVQGEMDLVRTLGTKGTLILVPTHLSNLDSIVIGWSLLANDLPPFTYGAGKNLFFNPIISYFMHNLGAYKVDRRLQFGLYKDVLKTYSQVLLERRYHSLFFPGGTRSRGGHVEKKLKLGLLGSGLAAGIKNVQAGATSPGIYIVPCTLNYHLVLEAETLIDDQLKREGQHRYIIENDESSRLSRIWDYAKKTFALDSSMVIHYGAPMDLFGNRVDAEGISYDDRGRPVDTRTYLLKDGAVAASPQRDAEYVKELGQEIVRAFHRYTVVLATHLVAYALFRFLRRAHPDLDLYTFLRVRADEPLSLETVYREVDLVRGQLLRKADQGAVLLGGQVRKNSVEGIVAGALRYFGMYHQRPVLVREGGGLRITDMKLLLYYHNRLVGFDLERTPAALPELALPSRVEAGTHGT, encoded by the coding sequence GTGCAGGGGAAGATCTTCGGGTTCAACGACGAGCGCGACGCGATCGTGCGCGAGGTCGTCGAACGCGAGTTCGCGCGCACCACGCGCACGCCGCAGGCCCTGGAGCTGGCGCTCAACGACGCCGCGTTCTCGGAGATCGCCCGCCTGGAGGATTCCGGCTCGGCCGAACTGGCGCACTGGCGGACCCTGTACCGGCACCTGGGCACCATGACCGCCGATCAGCGAGAGGCCGAGTTGCGCCGCCTGCTCGGTCGCCTGGCGGCGGACGTCGTCGGGAACTTCGATCCCAAGGTCTACCGCTTCGCGACCCAGGTCGTACCCGTCGGCCTGTCGCTGCTCCTGCGGCCGCAGCTCAACTGGCATCGCCTGGTCAACCTCTCGACGGTGCGCGAGCGCATCCTGGTGCAGGGGGAAATGGACCTGGTCAGGACCCTCGGCACGAAAGGCACGCTGATCCTCGTGCCGACGCACCTGTCAAACCTCGACAGCATCGTGATCGGCTGGTCGTTGCTCGCCAACGATCTGCCGCCGTTCACCTACGGCGCTGGCAAGAATCTCTTCTTCAACCCGATCATCAGCTACTTCATGCACAACCTCGGGGCCTACAAGGTGGATCGGCGCCTGCAATTCGGCCTCTACAAGGACGTCCTCAAGACCTACTCCCAGGTACTGCTGGAACGGCGCTACCACAGCCTCTTCTTCCCGGGCGGCACGCGCAGCCGCGGCGGCCACGTGGAGAAGAAGCTGAAGCTCGGCCTGCTCGGGTCGGGACTGGCCGCCGGGATCAAGAACGTGCAGGCCGGCGCCACGAGCCCCGGCATCTACATCGTGCCGTGCACCCTCAACTACCACCTGGTGCTCGAAGCCGAGACGCTCATCGACGACCAGCTCAAGCGGGAGGGCCAGCACCGCTACATCATCGAGAACGACGAATCGAGCCGCCTCTCGCGGATCTGGGACTACGCCAAGAAGACCTTCGCGCTGGATTCCTCGATGGTCATCCACTACGGGGCGCCGATGGACCTGTTCGGCAACCGGGTGGACGCCGAGGGCATCAGCTACGACGATCGGGGCCGGCCCGTGGATACCCGGACCTACCTGCTCAAGGACGGCGCGGTGGCGGCCTCCCCGCAACGAGACGCCGAGTACGTCAAGGAACTCGGCCAGGAGATAGTCCGGGCATTTCACCGCTACACCGTCGTGCTCGCCACGCACCTGGTGGCCTACGCGCTGTTCCGGTTCCTCCGGCGGGCGCATCCCGATCTGGATCTCTACACCTTCCTGCGCGTCCGCGCCGACGAACCGCTGTCGCTCGAGACCGTCTATCGCGAGGTGGACCTGGTGCGCGGGCAGTTGCTCCGCAAGGCCGACCAGGGGGCGGTGCTCCTGGGCGGCCAGGTCCGCAAGAACTCGGTCGAGGGCATCGTCGCGGGCGCGCTGCGGTACTTCGGGATGTACCACCAGCGCCCGGTGCTGGTGCGCGAGGGCGGCGGCCTGCGCATCACCGACATGAAGCTGCTGCTGTACTACCACAACCGGCTTGTCGGCTTCGACCTGGAGCGCACCCCGGCGGCTCTGCCCGAACTGGCGCTGCCGTCGCGGGTCGAGGCGGGCACACATGGCACGTAG